One Glycine max cultivar Williams 82 chromosome 4, Glycine_max_v4.0, whole genome shotgun sequence DNA segment encodes these proteins:
- the LOC100792339 gene encoding EIN3-binding F-box protein 1 has translation MPTLVNYSGDDELYHGGSFCQNPIDLGRLCTYGSIVDEYYYTPSKRARINALDAFEFLGREQDQKPTIDVLPDECLFEVFRWLSSGKERSSCAYVSKRWLMLMSSICKAEIHKSDKMIEGSASGYVEMASVDEDQGIEDNGYLTRCLEGKKATNVRLAAIAVGTSARGGLGKLSIRGSNSVRGVTDVGLSAVAHGCPSLRSFSLWNVSSVGDEGLSEIAKGCHMLEKLDICQASFISNKSLIAIAKGCPNLTTLNIESCPKIGNEGLQAIARSCPKLQCISIKDCPLVGDHGVSSLLSSAIHLSKVKLQDLNITDFSLAVIGHYGKAILNLVLCGLQNVTERGFWVMGVAQSLQKLMSLTVSSCRGITDASIEAMGKGCVNLKQMFLRRCCFVSDNGLVAFSKVASSLESLHLEECNNINQFGIICALSNFKSTLKSLTLLKCKGVKDIDLEVSMFPPCESLRHLSIHNCPGVGNASLAMVGKLCPQLQHVDLTGLYGLTDAGLVPLLENCEAGLVKVNLVGCWNLTDNIVSVLATLHGGTLELLNLDGCRKITDASLVAIADNCLLLNDLDVSKCAITDAGIAVLSSAKQLTLQVLSLSNCSGVTNKSAPSLKKLGQTLVGLNLQNCNSIGCNTVEFLVENLWRCDILA, from the coding sequence ACTACACTCCTAGCAAGCGAGCTCGAATCAATGCCCTGGATGCGTTCGAATTTCTAGGGCGAGAGCAAGATCAAAAGCCTACCATTGATGTCCTTCCTGATGAATGCCTTTTTGAGGTTTTCAGATGGCTCTCTAGTGGCAAAGAGAGGAGCTCTTGTGCCTACGTGTCTAAGCGGTGGCTTATGCTCATGAGCAGTATCTGCAAAGCTGAAATTCACAAGTCTGATAAGATGATTGAGGGGTCTGCTTCCGGTTATGTTGAAATGGCCTCAGTGGATGAGGATCAAGGTATTGAAGACAATGGCTACTTAACGCGGTGTTTGGAAGGGAAGAAGGCAACTAATGTAAGGCTTGCTGCAATTGCAGTTGGGACTAGTGCCCGCGGGGGACTTGGAAAGCTGTCTATCAGAGGAAGCAATTCTGTTCGCGGTGTCACAGACGTTGGCCTCTCAGCAGTTGCTCATGGTTGCCCTTCACTTAGATCATTTTCTTTGTGGAATGTGTCTTCTGTTGGTGATGAGGGTCTGTCTGAGATAGCAAAAGGATGCCATATGTTGGAGAAACTTGACATATGCCAGGCCTCCTTCATTAGCAACAAAAGTCTAATTGCAATAGCTAAGGGCTGCCCCAACTTGACCACCTTAAATATCGAATCGTGTCCGAAGATTGGAAACGAGGGGTTGCAAGCTATTGCCAGGTCTTGCCCCAAGTTACAATGCATCTCTATCAAGGATTGTCCTCTTGTTGGGGATCATGGAGTATCAAGTCTATTATCCTCAGCTATTCACCTTTCAAAGGTAAAGCTTCAGGATTTAAACATTACAGATTTCTCTCTGGCTGTCATTGGCCACTATGGAAAGGCAATTTTAAATTTGGTCCTCTGTGGTCTTCAAAATGTCACTGAAAGGGGCTTTTGGGTCATGGGTGTTGCTCAAAGTCTGCAGAAACTGATGTCACTTACAGTTTCTTCCTGCCGAGGGATAACAGATGCAAGCATTGAAGCCATGGGTAAAGGTTGTGTCAACCTAAAGCAGATGTTTCTGCGCAGATGCTGCTTTGTATCCGACAATGGTTTGGTAGCATTTAGCAAAGTTGCAAGCTCTCTTGAGAGCTTGCACTTGGAGGAGTGTAACAACATCAACCAGTTTGGCATTATTTGTGCCCTTTCAAACTTCAAATCGACTTTAAAGTCTCTCACCCTTCTTAAGTGCAAGGGAGTTAAAGATATAGATCTGGAAGTATCTATGTTTCCTCCTTGCGAGTCTCTCCGACATTTATCCATTCATAACTGCCCTGGTGTTGGAAATGCTAGCCTGGCTATGGTTGGGAAATTGTGCCCCCAACTTCAGCATGTTGATCTGACCGGACTTTATGGTCTAACTGATGCCGGCCTTGTTCCTCTTTTGGAGAATTGTGAGGCGGGACTTGTCAAGGTGAACCTTGTCGGCTGCTGGAATTTGACGGATAACATAGTTTCAGTATTGGCCACACTACACGGAGGAACCCTCGAATTGCTAAATCTTGATGGATGCAGGAAGATTACCGACGCAAGCTTGGTTGCAATCGCGGATAACTGCCTTCTGCTTAATGATCTAGATGTGTCAAAGTGTGCAATCACTGATGCCGGTATAGCTGTTCTTTCTAGTGCCAAACAGCTTACTTTGCAAGTGCTTTCTTTGTCAAACTGTTCTGGTGTAACAAACAAGAGTGCGCCTTCCCTAAAAAAGTTGGGCCAGACCTTGGTGGGGTTGAATCTTCAAAACTGCAATTCAATTGGCTGCAACACAGTTGAGTTCCTAGTGGAGAACTTGTGGAGATGTGATATTCTGGCTTAA